One window of Halorussus sp. MSC15.2 genomic DNA carries:
- a CDS encoding ABC transporter permease encodes MATETESGTETERTTATERDAGTRILDHERKEWLLGRSLYLVAGALLIFLWIPLAVMIILSFTVNASTFFPFRGVTLAHYAATFADGALMTSLWHSVQVATLAASIATVLGVLASFALARYAFPLKETYRTFGILPMVIPGVVLGIALLIYFRTLLPQLFGIEITPGFWTVVLTHSVYGLPFVLLIVTSRLYTFDESLEEAARDLGADPLTVFRDITLPIVAPAIGAGFLFAWIRSFEDFIRAFFVRGTMDVLTTSMFSMIKYGTAPKMNAISSFIVFVIAVVLAVAMNVGNVTEMVAGTEGEEE; translated from the coding sequence ATGGCGACCGAGACCGAGTCCGGAACCGAAACCGAGCGCACGACCGCGACCGAGCGAGACGCCGGGACCCGGATTCTCGACCACGAGCGCAAGGAGTGGTTACTCGGCCGTAGCCTGTACCTCGTCGCGGGCGCGCTGCTGATATTCCTGTGGATTCCGCTCGCGGTGATGATTATCCTCTCGTTCACTGTCAACGCCAGCACGTTCTTCCCGTTCCGAGGGGTCACGCTGGCCCACTACGCCGCGACGTTCGCGGACGGTGCGCTGATGACCTCGCTCTGGCACAGCGTGCAAGTCGCGACGCTCGCGGCGTCTATCGCGACGGTACTCGGGGTGCTGGCGAGTTTCGCGCTGGCCCGGTACGCCTTCCCGCTCAAGGAGACCTACCGGACGTTCGGCATCTTGCCGATGGTGATTCCGGGCGTCGTGCTCGGCATCGCGCTGCTCATCTACTTCCGGACGCTGCTGCCCCAGTTGTTCGGCATCGAGATTACGCCGGGGTTCTGGACGGTGGTGCTGACCCACAGCGTCTACGGTCTCCCGTTCGTCCTGCTCATCGTGACCTCGCGGCTCTACACGTTCGACGAGTCGCTGGAGGAGGCGGCGCGAGACCTCGGGGCCGACCCGCTGACGGTGTTCCGGGACATCACGCTCCCCATCGTCGCGCCCGCCATCGGTGCGGGGTTCCTGTTCGCGTGGATTCGGTCGTTCGAGGACTTCATCCGCGCGTTCTTCGTCCGCGGGACGATGGACGTGCTGACGACGTCGATGTTCTCGATGATAAAGTACGGGACCGCGCCGAAGATGAACGCCATCTCGTCGTTCATCGTGTTCGTCATCGCGGTGGTGCTGGCGGTGGCGATGAACGTCGGCAACGTGACGGAAATGGTCGCCGGAACGGAAGGCGAGGAGGAGTAG
- a CDS encoding prepilin peptidase, whose amino-acid sequence MDASIPDLLRLLVVPVFGWAAWRDVKTRRVPNRTWYPLAALAVVLLAVEGWQAWTGTPYETRAFALRTAISLGFVAPLVLAFWWFRAFGGADAKAFLVVAALFPTYPTYEVLNWALPHQHTTVGVFSLTILTNTVLLGALYPLAVLARNAAAGRFSSVMFVGRPVSWDAVPDEHGRLLETPDGVTRNGVDLDAVRMYLRWRGLTLAEVRERADRFRDPATLPADPNPPGDGSTGVEEVRTDGGALERSEPVGESDAPDDDPWGAAAFLADIDHGAYGTTPEGLRDGLDVLVTEDRVWVSPGIPFVVPLFVGTVVALTYGDLLFGALELLGLA is encoded by the coding sequence ATCGACGCCTCGATACCCGACCTACTCAGACTGCTCGTCGTCCCCGTCTTCGGTTGGGCCGCGTGGCGGGACGTGAAGACCCGCCGCGTGCCGAACCGGACGTGGTACCCCCTCGCCGCGCTCGCGGTCGTTCTGCTCGCGGTCGAGGGGTGGCAGGCGTGGACCGGCACGCCGTACGAGACCAGAGCGTTCGCACTCCGGACGGCGATTAGCCTCGGGTTCGTCGCGCCGCTGGTACTCGCCTTCTGGTGGTTCCGGGCGTTCGGCGGTGCGGACGCGAAGGCGTTCCTCGTCGTCGCCGCGCTCTTTCCCACCTATCCGACCTACGAAGTTTTGAACTGGGCGCTCCCCCATCAGCACACCACGGTCGGCGTGTTCTCGCTGACCATCCTGACGAACACGGTGCTACTGGGCGCGCTCTATCCCCTCGCGGTCCTCGCGCGCAACGCCGCCGCCGGGCGGTTCTCGTCGGTGATGTTCGTCGGCAGGCCGGTATCGTGGGACGCGGTTCCCGATGAACACGGCCGCCTGCTGGAGACCCCCGACGGGGTGACTCGCAACGGCGTGGACCTCGACGCAGTGCGGATGTACCTCCGGTGGCGCGGCCTGACGCTCGCGGAGGTCCGCGAGCGTGCCGACCGCTTCCGGGACCCGGCGACCCTCCCGGCCGACCCGAATCCGCCGGGCGACGGTTCGACCGGCGTCGAGGAGGTCCGCACCGACGGCGGAGCGCTCGAACGGAGCGAACCCGTCGGCGAGTCGGACGCCCCCGACGACGACCCGTGGGGCGCGGCGGCGTTCCTCGCGGACATCGACCACGGCGCGTACGGGACGACGCCCGAGGGTCTGCGCGACGGACTGGACGTGCTGGTCACCGAGGACCGCGTCTGGGTCTCGCCGGGCATCCCGTTCGTCGTCCCGCTGTTCGTCGGTACCGTCGTGGCGCTGACCTACGGCGACCTGCTGTTCGGCGCGCTGGAACTACTCGGACTCGCGTGA
- the fer gene encoding ferredoxin Fer: MPTVEYLNYEVLDDQGWDMDDDDLFEQAADADLGDEDYGTLEVAEGEYILEAAEAQGYDWPFSCRAGACANCAAIVKEGEIDMDMQQILSDEEVEEKNVRLTCIGSAAADEVKIVYNAKHLDYLQNRVI, translated from the coding sequence ATGCCAACTGTAGAATACCTCAACTACGAAGTTCTGGACGACCAGGGCTGGGACATGGACGACGACGACCTCTTCGAGCAGGCCGCTGACGCGGACCTCGGCGACGAGGACTACGGTACGCTCGAAGTGGCCGAAGGCGAGTACATCCTCGAAGCCGCGGAGGCTCAGGGCTACGACTGGCCCTTCTCGTGCCGCGCCGGTGCGTGCGCGAACTGCGCCGCCATCGTCAAAGAAGGCGAAATCGACATGGACATGCAGCAGATTCTCTCCGACGAAGAGGTCGAAGAGAAGAACGTCCGCCTGACCTGCATCGGCAGCGCGGCCGCCGACGAGGTCAAAATCGTCTACAACGCCAAGCACCTCGACTACCTCCAGAACCGCGTCATATAG
- a CDS encoding inorganic phosphate transporter: MISVLLLVGLAVAVFVGFNIGGSSTGVAFGPAVGSGVLSKLGAAGLMATFALLGGWTVGRNVVATMGGEIVPAALFTLPASVGVLFFVGLALLVSNLFGVPASTSMTAVGAIAGLGVAAGDIDWGVMGQIVSWWLVAPIVAFWVCAVIGRYLYPYLDVWFRIDRSEGPLFEYNRVASIPYPVPSATTNRRELISSILVVVIGCYMAFSAGASNVANAVAPLVGSRELGINQGILLAAGAIALGAFTIARRTLDTVGNDLTDLPLLAALIVEVVSASLITFLSYLGIPASLAVSATMCIIGLGWGRATRAVRVRDAAATAVRGEKEADDERGDGESKMSVDALTAEPEEEVQRIGEEDPAELQTKDLFDPSSTGRVIMLWIMTPTISALASFLLFEFFPIYQ; the protein is encoded by the coding sequence GTGATTAGCGTACTCCTCCTCGTCGGTCTCGCCGTCGCGGTCTTCGTCGGATTCAACATCGGTGGCTCCTCGACCGGGGTCGCGTTCGGCCCTGCAGTCGGGAGCGGCGTCCTCTCGAAACTCGGCGCGGCCGGACTGATGGCGACGTTCGCGTTGCTCGGCGGGTGGACTGTCGGTCGGAACGTCGTGGCAACGATGGGCGGCGAAATCGTCCCCGCGGCGCTGTTCACGCTCCCCGCGAGCGTGGGCGTCCTCTTCTTCGTGGGACTCGCGCTGCTCGTCTCGAACCTGTTCGGCGTGCCCGCCTCCACCTCGATGACCGCCGTCGGGGCCATCGCGGGTCTCGGCGTCGCGGCGGGCGACATCGACTGGGGCGTGATGGGCCAGATAGTCTCATGGTGGCTGGTCGCCCCCATCGTCGCGTTCTGGGTCTGTGCGGTCATCGGGCGCTACCTCTACCCGTACCTCGACGTGTGGTTCCGCATCGACCGCTCGGAGGGACCGCTCTTCGAGTACAACCGCGTGGCGTCGATTCCGTATCCGGTCCCGAGTGCGACGACGAACAGGCGGGAGCTAATCAGTAGCATCTTGGTCGTCGTCATCGGGTGTTACATGGCGTTCTCGGCGGGCGCGAGCAACGTAGCGAACGCCGTCGCCCCCCTCGTGGGAAGCCGCGAACTGGGAATCAATCAGGGGATTCTCCTCGCCGCGGGTGCCATCGCGCTCGGCGCGTTCACCATCGCGCGCCGGACCCTCGACACCGTCGGCAACGACCTCACCGACCTGCCCCTGCTGGCCGCGCTCATCGTAGAGGTAGTGTCGGCGTCGCTCATCACCTTCCTGTCGTACCTGGGTATCCCGGCCAGCCTCGCGGTCAGCGCGACGATGTGCATCATCGGTCTCGGGTGGGGACGAGCGACGCGGGCGGTCAGAGTCAGGGACGCCGCGGCCACCGCTGTCCGGGGCGAGAAAGAGGCGGACGACGAACGCGGCGACGGCGAGTCCAAGATGTCCGTCGACGCCCTCACCGCCGAACCCGAAGAGGAAGTCCAGCGAATCGGTGAGGAGGACCCGGCGGAACTCCAGACGAAGGACCTGTTCGACCCGTCCTCGACGGGCCGCGTCATCATGCTCTGGATTATGACGCCGACGATATCGGCGCTGGCCTCGTTCCTCCTGTTCGAGTTCTTCCCGATTTATCAGTAG
- the serA gene encoding phosphoglycerate dehydrogenase, which translates to MKVLVTDPIADAGLDRLREAGHEVETAYDVEGDALLSAVSDANGLIVRSGTDVTEEVFDAAPDLVIVGRAGIGVDNIDIDAATEHGVIVANAPEGNVRAAAEHTVAMAFASARSIPQAHIRLKDGEWAKGDYLGTEVNGKALGVVGLGRVGQEVAKKLDSLGMDLVAYDPYISEDRAKQLGAELVDLDECLDRADFLTVHTPLTPETEGLISDEELAQLEGGYLVNCARGGVVDEDALAEAVEDGVLAGAAVDVFADEPISPDNPLLDVEDVVVTPHLGASTEAAQENVATSTADQVVAAFAEEPVVNALNAPSIDESAFPRVEPYIGLAETAGKIATQLLDQRIDSIEVHYEGDIAEEDVELVTASAQKGVFQPLEWQVNAVNAPQIAEERGVEVTESKTRQTEDFQSLVRVTVSGDDESISVEGTLFADDDPRIVRVDDYRVDAIPHGHMLVARNKDEPGVIGFIGTVLGDHEVNIAGMFNAREAIGGEALTVYTLDAQVPDDAKEVLENDDRIIEARYIELNGAE; encoded by the coding sequence ATGAAAGTACTCGTGACGGACCCCATCGCAGACGCAGGTTTAGACCGACTCCGTGAGGCGGGTCACGAAGTCGAAACCGCGTACGACGTGGAAGGCGACGCGCTGCTGTCGGCCGTCTCGGACGCGAACGGTCTCATCGTTCGCTCGGGAACCGACGTGACCGAGGAGGTCTTCGACGCCGCCCCGGACCTCGTCATCGTCGGGCGCGCCGGTATCGGCGTGGACAACATCGACATCGACGCCGCGACCGAACACGGCGTCATCGTCGCCAACGCGCCGGAGGGCAATGTCCGGGCCGCGGCCGAACACACGGTCGCGATGGCGTTCGCCTCGGCGCGCTCGATTCCGCAGGCCCACATCCGACTCAAGGACGGCGAGTGGGCGAAGGGCGACTACCTCGGCACCGAGGTCAACGGCAAGGCGCTCGGCGTCGTCGGTCTCGGCCGCGTCGGTCAAGAGGTCGCCAAGAAACTCGACTCGCTCGGCATGGACCTCGTGGCCTACGACCCCTACATCAGCGAGGACCGCGCCAAGCAACTCGGCGCGGAACTCGTCGACCTCGACGAGTGTCTCGACCGGGCGGACTTCCTCACGGTCCACACGCCGCTGACGCCCGAGACAGAGGGTCTTATCTCCGACGAGGAACTCGCCCAACTCGAAGGCGGCTATCTGGTCAACTGCGCGCGCGGCGGCGTCGTGGACGAAGACGCGCTCGCGGAGGCAGTCGAGGACGGCGTCCTCGCGGGTGCGGCGGTGGACGTGTTCGCCGACGAACCCATCTCCCCCGACAACCCTCTGCTGGACGTGGAGGACGTGGTGGTCACGCCCCACCTCGGAGCCAGTACCGAGGCCGCACAGGAGAACGTCGCCACCAGCACCGCCGACCAAGTGGTCGCGGCGTTCGCCGAGGAACCGGTCGTCAACGCTCTGAACGCGCCGTCCATCGACGAGAGCGCGTTCCCCCGCGTCGAACCGTACATCGGTCTCGCCGAGACCGCGGGCAAAATCGCCACGCAACTGCTCGACCAGCGCATCGACTCCATCGAGGTCCACTACGAGGGCGACATCGCCGAGGAGGACGTGGAACTCGTCACCGCGAGCGCCCAGAAGGGCGTCTTCCAACCGCTGGAGTGGCAGGTCAACGCGGTCAACGCGCCCCAGATAGCCGAGGAGCGCGGCGTCGAAGTGACCGAGAGCAAGACCCGCCAGACCGAGGACTTCCAGAGCCTCGTCCGCGTGACGGTCTCGGGCGACGACGAGTCGATTAGCGTCGAAGGGACGCTGTTCGCCGACGACGACCCGCGCATCGTCCGCGTGGACGACTACCGAGTGGACGCCATCCCGCACGGACACATGCTCGTCGCCCGGAACAAGGACGAACCGGGCGTCATCGGGTTCATCGGCACCGTGCTCGGCGACCACGAGGTCAACATCGCGGGGATGTTCAACGCCCGCGAGGCCATCGGCGGCGAGGCGCTGACGGTGTACACCCTCGACGCGCAGGTCCCCGACGACGCCAAGGAAGTGCTGGAGAACGACGACCGCATCATCGAAGCGCGGTACATCGAACTGAACGGCGCGGAGTAG
- a CDS encoding M48 family metallopeptidase, translating to MRHLGLKARMAVVGSMLFAFYAVAAVAAMGVFGFPPILVVLGSVAFVGVQYKIGKWAALRSVGAEDMPEDRFPDIHRQVESLSKEMGIDKPRLMVASMGVPNAFAVGRKGDGTVVVSEELLQLLSPEEVEGVLAHELAHIRNRDVVMMVLGQGVASIVAIVAQWAVLLTGDNDLADFFLAIVVGQITQMLVMVFVFAISRYREYVADRDAADEIGGGEPLASALEKISRGSERGGESKLDSDVSALCIFGDGTGLARLFATHPPVEKRIERLRN from the coding sequence GTGAGACATCTCGGACTCAAGGCACGAATGGCGGTCGTCGGGTCGATGCTGTTCGCGTTCTACGCGGTGGCCGCCGTCGCGGCGATGGGCGTGTTCGGCTTCCCGCCGATACTCGTCGTACTGGGGAGCGTCGCGTTCGTCGGCGTGCAGTACAAAATCGGCAAGTGGGCCGCGCTCAGGAGCGTCGGCGCGGAGGACATGCCCGAGGACCGCTTCCCGGACATCCACCGACAGGTCGAATCGCTGTCGAAGGAGATGGGCATCGACAAGCCTCGGTTGATGGTCGCCAGCATGGGCGTGCCCAACGCGTTCGCGGTCGGGCGCAAGGGCGACGGGACCGTCGTCGTCTCGGAGGAACTCCTCCAACTGCTCTCCCCCGAGGAGGTCGAGGGCGTCCTCGCGCACGAACTCGCCCACATTCGGAACCGCGACGTGGTGATGATGGTCCTCGGACAGGGCGTCGCCTCCATCGTGGCCATCGTCGCCCAGTGGGCGGTCCTGCTGACCGGCGACAACGACCTCGCGGACTTCTTCCTCGCCATCGTCGTGGGCCAGATAACTCAGATGCTCGTGATGGTGTTCGTGTTCGCCATCTCGCGCTACCGCGAGTACGTCGCCGACCGAGACGCCGCCGACGAAATCGGCGGCGGGGAACCGCTCGCCTCCGCACTGGAGAAGATTAGCCGCGGGAGCGAGCGCGGCGGGGAGTCGAAACTGGACTCCGACGTCAGTGCGCTCTGTATCTTCGGCGACGGGACGGGCTTGGCGCGACTGTTCGCCACCCACCCGCCGGTCGAGAAGCGAATCGAGCGCCTGCGCAACTGA
- a CDS encoding zinc ribbon domain-containing protein, with protein sequence MSLFRDLGKRAEKLKQQVAASDEKTYRCADCGTEIHTDGEACPDCGGDDVRRVQ encoded by the coding sequence ATGAGCCTCTTCCGCGACCTCGGCAAGCGAGCCGAGAAACTCAAACAGCAGGTGGCCGCGTCGGACGAGAAGACGTATCGGTGCGCCGACTGCGGGACCGAGATACACACCGACGGCGAGGCGTGTCCCGACTGCGGCGGCGACGACGTGCGACGGGTTCAGTGA
- a CDS encoding MFS transporter produces the protein MSHGHADESDADEPEERLLTGYSGRLLLAVSLGWAAIQTGRLVLSPLLPTVMDDLAITEFQAGLAFTLLWGLYALCQYPSGRLSDNLTRKSLLVAGLSLVVAGFAALASAPNYLLFLLGAAVVGTGAGLYPTPARALVSDLFVERRGQAFGLHTASGDVGGAAAAGLAVAVLAVAGWRSAYVPVVVVLAGVALALHVWGREAYVTPDVDRAAVAAGLADARATAVRLWRNSRMRWLLLAYALYAFTWQSAAGFLPTFLRVSKEFPAGLASGGFAVLFLVGAVVKPLSGSLGDRFPRAGVAAGAMVVAAVALAGLLAASGTLAVGLAVVAFAGGLMAYPPVMQALLMDTFPDGSMGGDLGATRTVYIGLGSLGPSYVGFVAGRVSYDAAFAGLLACLLVSAAIVVRLARTE, from the coding sequence GTGTCCCACGGCCACGCAGACGAATCGGACGCCGACGAACCGGAGGAGCGCCTGCTGACCGGCTACTCCGGCCGCCTCCTGCTGGCCGTCTCGCTCGGGTGGGCCGCCATCCAGACCGGGCGACTCGTCCTCTCGCCGCTCCTGCCGACCGTGATGGACGACCTCGCCATCACCGAGTTTCAGGCGGGACTGGCCTTCACCCTCCTCTGGGGTCTCTACGCGCTCTGTCAGTACCCCAGCGGTCGGCTCTCGGACAACCTGACCCGCAAGAGCCTGCTCGTCGCCGGACTCTCGCTGGTCGTCGCCGGATTCGCGGCGTTAGCGAGCGCGCCGAACTACCTGCTGTTCCTGCTCGGGGCCGCCGTCGTCGGGACGGGCGCGGGCCTCTACCCGACCCCGGCGCGGGCGCTGGTCTCTGACCTGTTCGTCGAGCGCCGCGGGCAGGCGTTCGGACTCCACACCGCCTCGGGCGACGTCGGCGGTGCCGCGGCCGCCGGACTCGCGGTCGCGGTCCTCGCGGTCGCCGGGTGGCGGTCGGCCTACGTCCCCGTCGTGGTGGTCCTCGCGGGCGTGGCGCTCGCGCTCCACGTCTGGGGCCGCGAGGCGTACGTCACCCCGGACGTGGACCGCGCGGCCGTCGCCGCCGGACTCGCCGACGCCCGAGCGACCGCGGTGCGACTCTGGCGGAACTCTCGGATGCGGTGGCTCCTGCTCGCCTACGCGCTGTACGCCTTCACGTGGCAGAGCGCCGCCGGGTTCCTGCCGACGTTCCTCCGGGTCTCGAAGGAGTTCCCGGCTGGACTGGCCAGCGGCGGGTTCGCGGTCCTGTTTCTGGTCGGCGCGGTCGTCAAACCGCTCTCCGGGTCGCTCGGCGACCGATTCCCCCGGGCCGGAGTTGCCGCGGGGGCGATGGTGGTCGCGGCGGTGGCGCTCGCCGGACTGCTGGCGGCCTCCGGGACCCTCGCGGTCGGACTCGCCGTCGTCGCGTTCGCAGGGGGCCTCATGGCCTACCCGCCGGTGATGCAGGCGCTGTTGATGGACACGTTCCCCGATGGGAGCATGGGCGGCGACCTCGGCGCGACCCGGACCGTCTACATCGGTCTCGGGAGTCTCGGGCCGAGTTACGTAGGGTTCGTGGCGGGCCGAGTCTCCTACGACGCGGCGTTCGCGGGATTGCTCGCGTGTCTGCTCGTGAGCGCGGCGATAGTCGTCCGGTTAGCGCGCACGGAGTAG
- a CDS encoding HAMP domain-containing sensor histidine kinase: MTVRVGSLDGGFYVEDDGPGIPEDERGRVFERGYTTTADGTGVGLAVVGDIAERHGWEVRTTESEDGGARFEIRGVEIPPAPVE; encoded by the coding sequence GTGACCGTCCGGGTCGGGTCGCTCGACGGGGGATTCTACGTCGAAGACGACGGACCGGGAATCCCCGAGGACGAACGCGGGCGGGTGTTCGAACGGGGGTACACCACGACGGCGGACGGGACCGGCGTCGGACTGGCCGTGGTCGGCGACATCGCCGAGCGACACGGCTGGGAGGTTCGCACGACCGAGAGCGAGGACGGCGGTGCGCGGTTCGAGATTCGCGGCGTCGAAATTCCGCCCGCGCCGGTCGAGTAG
- a CDS encoding histidine kinase N-terminal 7TM domain-containing protein: MQITISVVLSALAAVITASVAAFAWQRRQTAGAVPVAVFTGAASLWTAGNALQAASVTLSGKLFWVNVQYVGLAVVPLAWFAFACEYTGRERWANRRTLSILAVPMIATVALSWTNQYHHLVRTSSDIVTVGGIVIVRRSFGPVFWLSWTYSNLVNGVGTVLLFHGLVRSHRLYRRQTLAVLTGTTVPWLASFLFYTGLTTVEPEVFVAVSGLAFGYAIAEYDFLDAVPVGRATVFEETDDPVLVLDGDDRIVDANPASRDLFGWGTADTFVGRPIADACGEHTELVERYDDGESGTEVVVEDDGERRYFDVQFSSLSNDSVRGTTVFLRDVTRLKRHERHLERQNEQLEQVGHTIAHDLRNPLNVAQGNLQLARDANDADAVAERLTKVDSAHERIDDIIEEVLAVAKGERTTTCDSLRLRRVAEDAWRNVETEGAEITFDGTDRRVLADEGQLTSAFENLFRNAVEHGSTGIVHRTITPSNTVVPT; encoded by the coding sequence ATGCAAATCACAATCTCGGTAGTGCTGTCGGCACTCGCCGCGGTCATCACCGCCAGCGTCGCCGCGTTCGCGTGGCAGCGACGGCAGACGGCGGGAGCGGTCCCGGTCGCGGTGTTCACCGGGGCCGCGTCACTCTGGACCGCAGGGAACGCCCTGCAAGCCGCGAGTGTGACGCTGTCCGGGAAATTGTTCTGGGTGAACGTGCAGTACGTCGGTCTCGCCGTCGTCCCGCTCGCGTGGTTCGCTTTCGCCTGCGAGTACACCGGGCGAGAACGGTGGGCGAACCGACGGACGCTCTCAATTCTCGCCGTTCCGATGATAGCGACGGTAGCGCTCTCGTGGACGAACCAGTACCACCACCTCGTTCGAACGTCGAGCGATATCGTCACCGTGGGCGGAATCGTCATCGTTCGCCGAAGCTTCGGGCCGGTGTTCTGGCTGAGTTGGACGTACTCGAATCTCGTAAACGGGGTCGGCACGGTCCTGCTGTTCCACGGATTAGTCCGGTCCCACAGACTGTATCGCCGCCAGACGCTCGCGGTCCTCACGGGGACCACGGTACCCTGGCTCGCCTCCTTCCTTTTCTACACCGGACTGACGACGGTCGAACCGGAGGTGTTCGTCGCGGTGTCGGGGCTGGCGTTCGGGTACGCGATAGCGGAGTACGACTTCCTCGACGCGGTTCCCGTCGGCCGAGCGACGGTGTTCGAGGAGACGGACGACCCCGTCCTCGTCCTCGACGGCGACGACCGAATCGTGGACGCCAACCCCGCGTCCCGCGACCTGTTCGGATGGGGTACCGCCGACACGTTCGTCGGCCGACCGATAGCCGACGCCTGCGGCGAACACACGGAACTCGTCGAACGCTACGACGACGGCGAGTCCGGCACGGAGGTCGTCGTCGAGGACGACGGCGAGCGCAGGTACTTCGACGTGCAGTTCTCGTCGTTGTCGAACGACTCAGTCCGGGGAACGACGGTGTTCCTCCGCGACGTGACCCGCCTCAAGCGCCACGAGCGACACCTCGAACGCCAGAACGAGCAACTCGAACAGGTCGGACACACCATCGCACACGACCTCCGCAATCCGCTCAACGTCGCGCAGGGCAACCTCCAACTCGCCCGCGACGCGAACGACGCCGACGCCGTCGCCGAGCGTCTCACCAAAGTGGACTCGGCCCACGAGCGCATCGACGACATCATCGAAGAGGTCCTCGCCGTCGCGAAGGGCGAGAGGACGACGACCTGCGACAGTCTCCGCCTCCGGCGAGTCGCCGAGGACGCGTGGCGAAACGTCGAAACCGAGGGCGCGGAGATAACGTTCGACGGGACCGACCGTCGCGTGCTCGCCGACGAGGGGCAACTGACGAGCGCGTTCGAGAACCTGTTCCGGAACGCCGTGGAGCACGGCTCCACGGGCATCGTCCACAGGACGATAACGCCGTCGAACACGGTCGTTCCGACGTGA
- the thrC gene encoding threonine synthase gives MTDLTLADAGVESAPDVADDGVWLACIDCDWTGAPFEEVRYRCPDCDSLLEVRYADHPSLDDFADSTERGVWRYADALPFASGVSIEEGDTPLYEVPTIEDETGVADLRVKHEGMNPTGSFKDRGMTVGVRVAEELGVGRLACASTGNTSAALACYGARADTQVLVLLPAGKVAAGKVAQASLHGARILEVDGNFDACLDIVSDLADRGEAYLLNSLNPFRLEGQKTIGLEMLEQFRDQTGDLPDRIVLPVGNAGNTAALYKAFREQVAAGSLTPEEVPALTGVQAEGAAPMVEAIEEGNDEVRRWEDVETRATAIRIGNPVNAPKALPGIRETGGTAVAVSDEEITDAQRSLARDGVGVEPASAASVAGLRKLRASGEIAADEQVVCLTTGHLLKDPDAAAAAGAEPEPVPADTDGVLDHLGESRE, from the coding sequence ATGACCGACCTGACGTTGGCCGACGCCGGAGTCGAGTCCGCACCGGACGTAGCCGACGACGGCGTCTGGTTGGCCTGTATCGACTGCGACTGGACCGGCGCGCCGTTCGAGGAGGTCCGGTACCGGTGCCCCGACTGCGACAGTCTGCTGGAGGTCCGGTACGCCGACCACCCCTCGCTCGACGACTTCGCCGACTCGACCGAGCGCGGCGTCTGGCGGTACGCCGACGCGCTCCCGTTCGCCTCCGGCGTGAGCATCGAGGAGGGCGACACGCCGCTCTACGAGGTCCCGACCATCGAGGACGAGACGGGCGTCGCGGACCTCCGGGTCAAGCACGAAGGGATGAACCCGACCGGGAGTTTCAAGGACCGCGGCATGACCGTCGGCGTCCGCGTGGCCGAGGAACTCGGCGTGGGCCGACTCGCGTGCGCGTCCACTGGCAACACGAGCGCGGCGCTGGCGTGCTACGGCGCGCGGGCCGACACGCAGGTTCTCGTCCTCCTCCCGGCGGGGAAGGTCGCGGCCGGGAAGGTCGCGCAGGCCAGCCTTCACGGCGCGCGGATTCTGGAGGTGGACGGCAACTTCGACGCGTGCCTCGACATCGTCTCGGACCTCGCCGACCGCGGCGAGGCCTACTTGCTGAACTCGCTCAACCCCTTCCGACTCGAGGGCCAGAAGACAATCGGTCTCGAAATGCTGGAACAGTTCCGCGACCAGACCGGCGACCTGCCCGACCGCATCGTCCTGCCGGTCGGGAACGCGGGCAACACCGCGGCCCTCTACAAGGCGTTCCGCGAACAGGTTGCGGCCGGGTCGCTCACCCCCGAGGAAGTCCCGGCCCTGACCGGCGTGCAGGCCGAGGGCGCGGCCCCGATGGTCGAGGCCATCGAGGAGGGCAACGACGAGGTCCGGCGCTGGGAAGACGTCGAGACCCGCGCGACCGCCATCCGCATCGGGAATCCGGTCAACGCGCCGAAGGCGCTCCCCGGAATCCGCGAGACCGGCGGCACCGCGGTCGCGGTCTCCGACGAGGAGATTACCGACGCCCAGCGCTCGCTCGCCCGCGACGGCGTCGGTGTCGAACCCGCGAGCGCGGCGTCCGTGGCGGGCCTCCGAAAACTCCGGGCGTCGGGCGAAATCGCGGCCGACGAACAGGTCGTCTGCCTGACCACGGGGCACCTGCTGAAGGACCCCGACGCCGCGGCGGCCGCGGGGGCCGAACCCGAACCCGTCCCGGCAGACACCGACGGCGTACTCGACCACCTCGGCGAGTCGCGGGAGTAA